The following are encoded in a window of Gammaproteobacteria bacterium genomic DNA:
- a CDS encoding Rpn family recombination-promoting nuclease/putative transposase: MAQPHDSGYKLLFSHPEMVADLLTGFVNENWVKELDFTTLEKQSGSYVSDDLRPRADDVVWRVRWRERWLYVYLLLEFQSDVDPFMAVRLLVYVGMLYQDLIRTKQLTDEGQLPPVLPLVLYNGQPCWTAKTEVNDLIVPPPVGLERYQPRLQYLLLEENRYPPEILAPLHNLAAALFQLENSRRPEDLQAVIERLIDWLHAPEQVSLRRAFAVWLRDVLLPARVPGVRIEAMSELNEVRNMLAERVIEWTREWERQGMEKGMEKGMEKGMEKGMEKGMEKGMEKGMEKGMEKGMEKGMEKGMEKGMEKGMEKGMEKGMEKGMEKGRQEGESLILQRLLTLKFGPLDEATQARLAAADSTTLLTWSERVLTASHLADVFAETPVQRIG; this comes from the coding sequence CTGGCGCAGCCGCATGATTCCGGCTACAAGCTGCTGTTCTCGCATCCCGAGATGGTGGCTGATTTGCTCACCGGCTTCGTCAATGAAAACTGGGTTAAAGAGCTGGACTTCACCACCCTGGAGAAGCAATCAGGCAGCTACGTCAGCGACGATTTGCGCCCCAGAGCCGATGACGTGGTCTGGCGCGTGCGTTGGCGGGAGCGCTGGCTGTATGTCTATCTGCTGCTGGAATTCCAGTCCGACGTCGATCCGTTCATGGCGGTGCGGTTGCTAGTCTACGTTGGGATGCTCTACCAGGACTTGATCCGCACGAAGCAACTCACCGACGAGGGACAATTACCGCCGGTGCTGCCGTTGGTGTTGTATAACGGCCAACCGTGCTGGACCGCCAAGACGGAGGTCAATGATTTAATCGTCCCGCCGCCGGTCGGTCTGGAACGCTATCAACCCCGATTGCAATATCTGCTGCTGGAAGAGAACCGTTACCCGCCCGAGATCCTGGCCCCCTTGCACAATCTGGCGGCGGCGTTGTTCCAACTGGAAAACAGCCGGAGACCGGAAGATTTGCAAGCGGTCATTGAACGCCTGATCGACTGGTTACACGCCCCGGAACAGGTCAGTTTGCGCCGGGCGTTTGCCGTCTGGTTGCGGGATGTGTTACTGCCGGCGCGAGTGCCCGGAGTACGAATTGAAGCGATGTCGGAACTGAACGAGGTGCGAAATATGTTAGCGGAACGAGTCATCGAGTGGACCCGAGAATGGGAGCGGCAAGGCATGGAGAAAGGCATGGAGAAAGGCATGGAGAAAGGCATGGAGAAAGGCATGGAGAAAGGCATGGAGAAAGGCATGGAGAAAGGCATGGAGAAAGGCATGGAGAAAGGCATGGAGAAAGGCATGGAGAAAGGCATGGAGAAAGGCATGGAGAAAGGCATGGAGAAAGGCATGGAGAAAGGCATGGAGAAAGGCATGGAGAAAGGTCGTCAGGAGGGAGAATCATTGATTCTACAGCGCTTGTTGACGTTGAAATTCGGACCGCTGGATGAAGCGACCCAAGCGCGTTTGGCGGCGGCGGACAGCACAACGTTGTTGACTTGGAGTGAGCGGGTGTTGACGGCGAGTCATTTGGCGGACGTTTTCGCCGAAACACCGGTGCAGCGAATAGGTTGA
- a CDS encoding DUF2887 domain-containing protein, with protein MTLPEVHRIYLEDWRERPAHTLEQALLQLLVIESAALEPAATRLAQQLRAPGVPSALPVTGWLDLIETILVYRLPQLTRQEIQTMLGLTEINLKQSRFYQEVFAEGEIQGEAKGEAKGKTEGKAESLKRLLTRRFGRLPKWAITHIDAAVETQLDGWLDAILDAATLEEVIGPRPPRRRAKSP; from the coding sequence TTGACGCTCCCGGAAGTGCATCGCATCTATCTCGAAGATTGGCGGGAGCGACCGGCGCACACCCTGGAACAGGCGCTCCTGCAATTGCTGGTGATCGAATCGGCGGCGCTGGAACCGGCAGCGACCCGATTGGCGCAGCAGTTGCGCGCACCCGGAGTGCCGAGCGCCTTGCCCGTTACGGGATGGCTGGATTTGATCGAAACGATCCTGGTCTACCGATTACCCCAACTGACTCGACAGGAGATTCAAACCATGCTGGGTTTAACGGAAATCAATCTCAAACAAAGCCGGTTTTACCAGGAAGTGTTCGCCGAGGGCGAAATTCAGGGGGAAGCCAAGGGGGAAGCCAAGGGCAAAACCGAGGGCAAAGCTGAATCTCTCAAGCGCCTGCTCACCCGCCGTTTTGGCCGATTACCCAAGTGGGCGATCACGCACATCGACGCGGCGGTGGAGACGCAACTGGATGGATGGCTGGATGCAATTCTTGACGCCGCCACACTGGAAGAAGTGATCGGACCGCGTCCGCCGCGCCGCCGGGCGAAATCTCCCTGA
- a CDS encoding DUF2887 domain-containing protein: MQVIVEVQYQPDDALYGRLFAELFLYLYRATPPRNWQVIVSTPTGASNSSTNAMPRY, translated from the coding sequence TTGCAGGTGATCGTCGAGGTGCAATATCAGCCGGATGACGCGCTTTATGGACGCTTGTTTGCTGAACTGTTTCTCTACCTGTATCGCGCCACGCCGCCCCGAAACTGGCAAGTGATCGTCTCTACCCCGACCGGAGCGTCGAACAGCTCGACGAACGCTATGCCTCGTTATTGA